One segment of Zhihengliuella halotolerans DNA contains the following:
- a CDS encoding magnesium transporter MgtE N-terminal domain-containing protein translates to MSSNLATKVFVARLLGLDVFDPLGDRLGRLRDVVVINRGTTKPAQVVGLLVEVPGKRRVFVPVTRVQAIESGQIICSGLVNLRRFQQRGAERLAVGELFDQRVTFKDGSGPGIIEDIGLDQQRNGDWHVSAYYVRRGGRDTGFRPFRRLARGERIVVDWHEILHVDDSEPQAATQFVAAHDELKPADFAEALHEMPDKRRLEVAAELQDDRLAVVLQELPEEEQVQILSALDMERAADVLEEMDPDDAADLLNELTDEQQEALLQLMEPDDADDVRRLLEYEEDTAGSLMTPVPVILPPEATVAEALAYVRQEELSPATASAVYVCRPPLETPTGRYLGVVHLQALLRTPPPESLGSIIDTDLEPLNDMSPVEEVARALATYNLTSAPVVNTQGRLVGSVTVDDVLDHLLPDDWRTHDDDPKAV, encoded by the coding sequence ATGAGCAGCAACCTCGCCACCAAGGTTTTCGTCGCACGCCTGCTCGGACTGGACGTATTCGACCCGCTAGGAGACCGCCTCGGCCGCCTGCGCGACGTCGTCGTGATCAATCGCGGTACCACCAAGCCGGCCCAGGTGGTGGGCCTGCTGGTCGAGGTCCCCGGCAAGCGTCGCGTCTTCGTACCCGTGACCCGCGTGCAGGCCATCGAATCCGGCCAGATCATTTGCTCTGGCTTGGTCAATCTGCGCCGCTTCCAGCAGCGCGGCGCCGAGCGGCTGGCTGTCGGCGAGCTCTTCGACCAGCGCGTCACATTCAAAGACGGGTCCGGGCCCGGCATCATCGAGGACATCGGGCTGGACCAGCAGCGCAACGGCGACTGGCACGTCTCGGCCTACTACGTGCGCCGCGGCGGCCGCGACACGGGGTTCCGCCCGTTCCGCCGGCTGGCCCGCGGCGAACGCATCGTCGTGGACTGGCACGAGATCCTGCACGTCGACGACTCGGAGCCGCAGGCGGCGACGCAGTTCGTCGCCGCCCACGACGAGCTGAAGCCGGCCGACTTCGCCGAAGCCCTCCACGAGATGCCCGACAAGCGCCGGCTCGAAGTCGCCGCGGAGCTGCAGGATGACCGCCTCGCCGTCGTCCTGCAGGAGCTGCCCGAGGAGGAGCAGGTCCAGATCCTCTCCGCCCTCGACATGGAGCGCGCCGCCGACGTGCTCGAGGAGATGGACCCCGACGACGCGGCCGACCTGCTCAACGAGCTGACGGACGAGCAGCAGGAGGCGCTGCTGCAGCTCATGGAACCCGACGACGCCGACGACGTCCGCCGCCTGCTCGAATACGAGGAGGACACGGCCGGCTCGCTTATGACGCCGGTTCCCGTCATCCTGCCGCCGGAGGCCACCGTGGCCGAGGCCCTGGCCTACGTCCGTCAGGAGGAACTCAGCCCGGCGACCGCCAGCGCCGTCTACGTGTGCCGCCCGCCGCTCGAGACCCCGACGGGCCGCTACCTCGGCGTCGTGCACCTGCAGGCGCTGCTGCGCACTCCCCCGCCGGAGTCCCTCGGCAGCATCATCGACACGGACCTCGAGCCGCTGAACGACATGTCGCCGGTCGAGGAAGTCGCCCGGGCGCTGGCGACGTACAATCTGACGAGCGCACCGGTCGTGAACACGCAAGGCCGCCTGGTCGGCTCGGTCACGGTCGACGACGTGCTCGACCACCTGCTCCCCGACGACTGGCGCACCCACGACGACGATCCGAAGGCGGTGTGA